One window of Kosakonia cowanii JCM 10956 = DSM 18146 genomic DNA carries:
- a CDS encoding methyl-accepting chemotaxis protein, with product MFTSIKARIMAATAGCLTVALLLNTIINYQVTRQHNQQTQQDILSSTRDSHGIAIADWVASKTAMIASLQSVALTDDPVPVFAQIARAGGFINVYVGYASKTAKFSDPGGVPADYDPTIRPWYQQAVKADAPVVTAPYVDASTGQLVVTFAVPVKENGTLKGVVAGDVSMTSVVANVRGISPTPHSSGMLLASDGSVIAAADEKLTMKPFSDAIHGVSFAELSSGKTVSGEYAGNEKSLLASRVKGTDWLLVVALDGDDATAGLRAQLKASAVSLIVLVIIAGALMQWMVAALLKRLVVIRDAMNAISSGTNDLSQRLPESGNDEVAQIAHAFNAFSDKLAVVMVKLRDSTHSVQLAAQEIAAGNQDLSGRTEQAASSLRETASAVEQITASVAQSTDAAAQANTQAHVASEAASRGGQVVTQAINTMQSIEVASAKIGDITSVIDAIAFQTNILALNASVEAARAGEQGRGFAVVAGEVRNLASRSAQAAKEIKTLIDSTTDSVATGSRYVRLAGDSMTDIVTSIDSVSVIMREITVATSEQMKGIQEINHAVINLDRMVQQNAELVVESTAAAGALRAQAGELADTAGHFRI from the coding sequence ATGTTCACATCGATCAAGGCCCGGATTATGGCGGCGACGGCAGGTTGTCTTACTGTCGCCTTACTGCTTAACACCATCATCAACTACCAGGTTACACGCCAGCACAACCAGCAAACCCAGCAGGATATTCTCTCCAGTACCCGCGACAGCCATGGCATTGCCATTGCCGACTGGGTCGCCAGCAAAACCGCGATGATCGCCTCTCTGCAAAGCGTCGCCTTAACGGACGATCCAGTACCGGTATTTGCCCAAATTGCCCGCGCCGGCGGGTTTATCAATGTCTACGTTGGCTACGCCAGCAAAACCGCCAAGTTCTCCGATCCCGGCGGCGTCCCGGCGGATTACGATCCGACCATTCGCCCGTGGTATCAGCAGGCTGTGAAAGCCGATGCGCCGGTCGTCACCGCCCCCTATGTTGATGCCAGCACCGGTCAACTGGTGGTGACGTTTGCCGTGCCGGTAAAAGAGAACGGCACGCTGAAGGGCGTGGTCGCCGGGGATGTCTCGATGACCAGCGTGGTGGCTAACGTGCGCGGCATCAGCCCGACGCCGCACAGCAGCGGTATGCTGCTTGCCAGCGATGGCTCAGTGATTGCCGCCGCTGACGAAAAGCTGACGATGAAGCCCTTCTCTGACGCCATTCATGGCGTCTCCTTTGCCGAGCTGAGCAGCGGGAAAACCGTCTCTGGCGAGTATGCCGGGAATGAGAAGTCGCTGTTAGCCAGCCGGGTAAAAGGAACCGACTGGCTGCTGGTGGTCGCCCTCGATGGGGATGACGCCACCGCCGGTCTGCGCGCCCAGTTAAAAGCCTCCGCCGTGTCGCTTATTGTGCTGGTAATTATTGCCGGGGCATTGATGCAGTGGATGGTCGCAGCGCTGCTTAAACGCCTGGTGGTGATCCGCGATGCGATGAACGCCATCAGCAGCGGCACCAACGACCTCTCCCAGCGCCTGCCGGAGAGCGGTAACGATGAAGTGGCGCAAATCGCCCACGCCTTTAACGCCTTCAGCGACAAGCTGGCGGTGGTGATGGTGAAACTGCGCGACTCCACCCACTCGGTGCAGCTGGCGGCGCAGGAGATTGCCGCCGGGAACCAGGATCTCTCCGGGCGCACGGAGCAGGCGGCCTCCAGCCTGCGTGAAACCGCCAGCGCCGTAGAGCAGATCACCGCGTCGGTCGCGCAATCGACTGATGCCGCAGCGCAGGCGAATACCCAGGCGCACGTCGCATCAGAAGCCGCTTCGCGCGGCGGTCAGGTGGTGACGCAGGCCATTAACACCATGCAGTCGATTGAAGTCGCCTCGGCGAAGATTGGCGATATTACCAGCGTTATTGATGCCATCGCCTTCCAGACCAATATCCTCGCGCTTAACGCCTCGGTGGAAGCGGCGCGCGCCGGTGAACAGGGTCGTGGCTTTGCGGTAGTGGCAGGCGAAGTGCGTAATCTCGCCAGCCGCAGCGCGCAGGCGGCGAAGGAGATTAAAACGCTGATTGACTCCACCACCGACAGCGTTGCCACCGGCTCGCGCTATGTGCGGCTGGCGGGCGACAGCATGACGGATATCGTCACCAGCATCGACAGCGTATCGGTGATCATGCGCGAAATCACCGTCGCCACCAGCGAGCAGATGAAAGGTATTCAGGAGATTAATCATGCGGTGATAAATCTTGACCGTATGGTGCAGCAGAACGCCGAGCTGGTCGTCGAGTCAACCGCTGCTGCCGGGGCACTGCGCGCGCAAGCGGGTGAACTTGCCGACACCGCCGGACATTTCCGCATTTAA
- a CDS encoding DUF1883 domain-containing protein — MAVVKASLKLFGGDTVVVRCSENCHIHLMCEKSRRPNAQADILSVQNRASAYLSVPYSGIWSVLIDSHSQSLEHSISYVAA; from the coding sequence ATGGCGGTAGTAAAAGCAAGTTTAAAACTGTTTGGCGGGGATACGGTGGTGGTTCGCTGTTCTGAAAATTGCCATATCCATCTGATGTGTGAGAAGAGCCGCAGGCCGAATGCGCAGGCGGATATTCTGAGTGTCCAGAACCGCGCCAGCGCCTATCTTTCGGTGCCTTACAGCGGCATCTGGAGCGTGCTGATCGACAGCCACAGCCAGTCGCTGGAGCACTCGATCAGCTATGTTGCGGCGTAA
- a CDS encoding gamma-glutamylcyclotransferase yields MLTRDFLRTADCKTAFGDIEESLLWSAEQRASSLAATLACRPDDGPVWLFGYGSLMWNPAMEFDESCPGTLVGWHRAFCLRLTAGRGTACQPGRMLALKEGGRTTGVAYRLSEESLHDDLTLLWKREMITGCYLPSWCKLSLDDGRVVNALVFIMDPRHPLYESDTRAQTIAPLIAAASGPLGTNAQYLFSLEQELIKLGMHDDCLNELVGRVRMLQEGDKPGPEMVPGFAC; encoded by the coding sequence ATGTTAACGCGTGATTTCTTGCGAACGGCCGATTGCAAAACGGCGTTTGGCGACATAGAAGAGTCGTTGTTGTGGTCGGCTGAGCAGCGGGCGTCCTCGCTGGCGGCGACGCTGGCCTGTCGGCCGGATGATGGCCCGGTGTGGCTTTTTGGCTACGGTTCGCTGATGTGGAACCCGGCAATGGAGTTCGATGAATCCTGCCCGGGAACGCTGGTCGGCTGGCATCGAGCCTTCTGTTTGCGCCTGACTGCCGGGCGCGGTACTGCGTGTCAGCCAGGGCGCATGCTTGCACTGAAAGAGGGCGGGCGCACCACTGGCGTAGCTTACCGGCTGTCGGAAGAGAGCCTGCACGACGATCTGACGCTGCTGTGGAAACGGGAGATGATCACCGGCTGCTATCTGCCGAGCTGGTGCAAACTTTCGCTCGACGATGGCCGCGTAGTCAACGCGCTGGTGTTTATTATGGATCCGCGCCACCCGCTCTATGAGTCAGATACCCGCGCGCAAACCATCGCGCCACTGATCGCGGCCGCCAGCGGCCCGCTTGGCACCAATGCCCAGTACCTCTTCTCCCTTGAGCAGGAGCTGATTAAGCTCGGCATGCACGATGACTGCCTGAATGAACTGGTGGGACGAGTGCGTATGCTGCAGGAGGGGGACAAACCAGGCCCGGAAATGGTGCCTGGTTTTGCCTGCTAA
- the chaB gene encoding putative cation transport regulator ChaB, translated as MPYKAKSELPDSVQHVLPAHAQEIYKEAFNSAWDQYKDKDDRRGDASREETAHRVAWAAVKNEYEKGDDDKWHKKK; from the coding sequence GTGCCATATAAAGCAAAATCCGAGCTTCCCGATAGCGTGCAACACGTTCTTCCAGCCCATGCGCAGGAGATCTATAAAGAGGCCTTTAACAGCGCCTGGGATCAATACAAAGATAAAGATGACCGCCGCGGCGATGCCAGCCGGGAGGAGACGGCGCACCGCGTCGCCTGGGCGGCGGTCAAAAATGAGTATGAGAAGGGGGATGACGACAAGTGGCATAAGAAGAAATAG
- the chaA gene encoding sodium-potassium/proton antiporter ChaA — protein MTTTHEAVKTRHKETTLIFPVLALAVLLFWGSSQSLPAIVGINVLALVGILASAFSVVRHADVLAHRLGEPFGSLILSLSVVILEVSLISALMATGDAAPTLMRDTLYSIIMIVTGGLVGFSLLLGGRKFATQYVNLFGIKQYLIALFPLAIIVLVFPMALPEANFTTGQALLVALISAAMYGVFLLIQTKTHQSLFVYEHEDDGDDPHHGKPSAHGNFWHTAWLIVHLIAVIAVTKMNAQPLEALLTEVNAPVAFTGFLVALLILSPEGLGALKAVLNNQVQRAMNLFFGSVLATISLTVPVVTLIAWFTGNDLVFGLDAPEMIVMVASLMLCQISFSTGRTNVLNGAAHLALFAAYLMTIFA, from the coding sequence ATGACAACAACCCACGAGGCGGTTAAAACCCGCCACAAGGAGACCACGCTCATTTTCCCGGTGCTGGCGCTGGCCGTGCTGCTCTTCTGGGGAAGCTCGCAGTCACTGCCGGCGATAGTCGGAATCAATGTGCTGGCGCTGGTCGGGATTTTAGCCAGCGCCTTTAGCGTGGTTCGCCACGCTGACGTTCTTGCTCACCGTCTGGGCGAACCTTTCGGCTCGTTAATTCTGAGTCTCTCCGTCGTTATCCTCGAAGTGAGCCTGATCTCCGCGCTGATGGCGACTGGCGATGCCGCGCCAACGCTGATGCGCGATACGCTCTACTCCATCATTATGATTGTTACCGGCGGGCTGGTAGGTTTCTCACTGCTGCTGGGCGGGCGTAAATTTGCCACGCAGTACGTCAATCTGTTTGGCATCAAGCAGTATCTGATCGCCCTCTTTCCGCTGGCGATTATCGTGCTGGTCTTTCCGATGGCGCTGCCGGAAGCGAACTTCACCACCGGCCAGGCACTGCTGGTGGCGCTCATCTCGGCGGCGATGTATGGCGTGTTTTTGCTGATCCAGACCAAAACCCATCAGAGCCTGTTTGTCTATGAGCATGAAGATGACGGCGACGATCCGCACCACGGTAAGCCGTCGGCGCACGGCAATTTCTGGCACACCGCGTGGCTGATTGTGCATCTGATTGCGGTGATTGCGGTGACCAAGATGAACGCACAGCCGCTGGAAGCGCTGCTGACGGAAGTGAACGCCCCGGTGGCCTTTACCGGCTTCCTCGTCGCACTGCTGATCCTCTCGCCGGAAGGGCTGGGCGCGTTAAAAGCGGTGCTGAACAACCAGGTGCAGCGTGCGATGAATCTCTTTTTCGGTTCGGTGCTGGCAACCATCTCGCTGACCGTACCGGTGGTCACGCTGATTGCCTGGTTTACCGGCAACGATCTGGTGTTCGGCCTCGATGCGCCGGAGATGATTGTGATGGTGGCATCACTGATGCTGTGCCAGATCTCCTTCTCGACCGGGCGCACCAATGTGCTTAACGGCGCGGCGCATCTGGCGCTGTTTGCCGCCTACCTGATGACCATCTTCGCCTGA
- the kdsA gene encoding 3-deoxy-8-phosphooctulonate synthase, with protein sequence MKQKVVSIGDINVANDLPFVLFGGMNVLESRDLAMRICEHYVTVTQKLGIPYVFKASFDKANRSSIKSYRGPGLEEGMKIFQELKQTFGVKLITDVHEASQAQPVSEVVDVIQLPAFLARQTDLVEAMAKTGAVINVKKPQFVSPGQMGNIVDKFIEGGNDKVILCDRGANFGYDNLVVDMLGFSVMKKVSNNSPVIFDVTHALQCRDPFGAASGGRRGQVAELARAGMATGLAGLFIEAHPDPDNAKCDGPSALPLAKLEPFLQQIKAIDDLVKNFDELNTEA encoded by the coding sequence ATGAAACAAAAAGTGGTCAGCATTGGCGACATCAACGTGGCGAACGACCTGCCGTTCGTGCTGTTCGGCGGCATGAACGTGCTGGAATCCCGCGATTTAGCCATGCGCATTTGTGAGCACTACGTCACCGTGACCCAGAAGCTGGGCATTCCGTACGTGTTCAAAGCCTCTTTCGATAAAGCCAACCGCTCTTCCATCAAGTCCTATCGTGGACCGGGTCTGGAAGAGGGGATGAAGATTTTCCAGGAGCTGAAGCAGACCTTCGGTGTCAAACTGATCACCGACGTGCACGAAGCAAGCCAGGCCCAGCCGGTCTCCGAAGTGGTGGATGTGATCCAGCTTCCGGCCTTCCTTGCCCGCCAGACCGATCTGGTGGAAGCGATGGCAAAAACCGGCGCGGTGATTAACGTCAAAAAACCGCAGTTCGTAAGCCCGGGCCAGATGGGCAATATCGTCGACAAATTTATCGAGGGCGGTAACGACAAAGTTATCCTCTGCGATCGCGGCGCGAACTTCGGTTATGACAACCTGGTGGTCGACATGCTCGGCTTCAGCGTGATGAAAAAAGTCTCCAACAACTCGCCGGTGATCTTTGACGTCACCCACGCCCTGCAGTGCCGCGACCCGTTTGGCGCCGCTTCCGGCGGCCGTCGTGGTCAGGTCGCCGAGCTGGCGCGCGCGGGCATGGCAACCGGTCTTGCCGGTCTGTTTATTGAAGCGCACCCGGATCCGGATAATGCCAAGTGCGATGGCCCGTCGGCGCTGCCGCTGGCGAAGCTGGAGCCGTTCCTGCAGCAGATCAAAGCGATTGACGATCTGGTGAAGAACTTCGACGAGCTCAACACCGAAGCGTAA
- the sirB1 gene encoding invasion regulator SirB1, translating into MRSLADFEFNKAPLCDGMILVSELIRDDFPSQYVQDELEHLLALAREEISQAKPQEHQLEELLALFYGEWGFKDTRGVYRLSDALWLDKVLQNRQGSAVSLGAILLWVAGRLNIPLTPVIFPTQLILRGEWLDGEMWLINPFNGDTLDEHTLEVWLKGNISPVAELFNEDLDEADNAEVIRKLLDTLKSALMEEQQMELALRASEALLQFNPEDPYEIRDRGLIYAQLDCDHVALHDLSYFVEQCPEDPISEMIRAQINTISHKQITLH; encoded by the coding sequence ATGAGGTCGTTAGCTGATTTCGAATTTAACAAAGCGCCATTATGCGACGGAATGATCCTTGTTTCCGAGCTGATACGCGATGATTTTCCTTCACAATACGTACAAGACGAACTGGAGCATCTGCTCGCGCTTGCCCGTGAAGAGATCAGTCAGGCAAAGCCTCAGGAGCATCAACTGGAGGAGCTCCTCGCGCTGTTTTACGGCGAATGGGGCTTCAAAGATACCCGCGGCGTCTACCGTCTCTCCGATGCGCTGTGGCTGGATAAAGTGTTGCAGAACCGCCAGGGCAGCGCCGTGTCGCTGGGGGCGATTCTGCTGTGGGTCGCCGGGCGGCTCAATATTCCGCTGACTCCGGTTATTTTCCCGACGCAGCTGATTCTGCGCGGTGAGTGGCTGGATGGCGAAATGTGGCTGATTAACCCGTTTAATGGCGACACGCTGGACGAACATACGCTCGAAGTTTGGCTGAAGGGCAATATTAGCCCGGTGGCCGAGCTGTTTAACGAAGACCTTGATGAGGCAGACAACGCTGAAGTGATCCGCAAACTGCTGGATACCCTGAAGTCGGCGTTGATGGAAGAGCAGCAGATGGAGCTGGCCCTGCGCGCCAGCGAAGCGTTACTGCAGTTCAATCCGGAAGATCCGTATGAGATCCGCGATCGCGGGCTGATTTATGCGCAGCTGGACTGCGACCACGTGGCGCTGCATGACTTAAGCTATTTTGTCGAGCAGTGCCCGGAAGATCCAATCAGCGAAATGATCCGCGCGCAGATCAACACGATTTCCCATAAACAGATTACCCTGCATTAA
- the sirB2 gene encoding invasion regulator SirB2 encodes MCLFNILITLHLTSVALTISLFTLRYWWRWSNNPRFQARWVRVLPHIVDSVLLLSGVGLIALTGYLPFTVKGAWLTEKLFGVIIYIVLGFIALGRHRPRGQQAGFIAFMLGLVVLYIIIKLAATKVPILG; translated from the coding sequence ATGTGCCTCTTTAACATCCTGATTACGTTACATTTGACGTCGGTGGCGCTGACCATTAGCCTGTTCACCCTGCGTTACTGGTGGCGCTGGAGCAACAATCCCCGCTTTCAGGCGCGTTGGGTGCGGGTGTTACCGCATATTGTCGACAGCGTTTTGCTGCTCAGCGGCGTGGGGTTGATAGCTCTGACCGGCTATTTGCCTTTTACTGTTAAAGGCGCATGGCTGACTGAAAAGCTGTTTGGCGTTATCATCTATATCGTTTTGGGTTTTATTGCGCTCGGGCGACATCGTCCGCGCGGCCAGCAGGCAGGTTTTATCGCCTTTATGCTGGGGCTGGTGGTGCTGTACATCATCATTAAACTCGCCGCCACAAAAGTACCGATACTGGGGTAA
- the prmC gene encoding peptide chain release factor N(5)-glutamine methyltransferase → MEYQQWLREAVSQLQASESPRRDAEILLGFVTGKARTFILAFGETPLTDEQQEQLAGLLARRVRGEPVAHLIGEREFWSLPLFVSPATLIPRPDTECLVEQALARLPAAPCRILDLGTGTGAIALALASERPDCQVTAVDLIPDAVALAQRNADHLGIRNIEIVQSRWFSALEGQQFSLIVSNPPYIDAQDPHLAQGDVRFEPLSALVAAENGLADLHTLIKDASRYLLPQGWLLLEHGWQQGAAVREIFARYGWQQVETCRDYGDNERLTLGRRP, encoded by the coding sequence ATGGAGTATCAACAGTGGTTGCGCGAGGCAGTCAGCCAGCTGCAGGCCAGTGAAAGCCCGCGGCGCGATGCCGAGATCCTGCTCGGCTTTGTCACCGGCAAAGCGCGCACCTTTATTCTCGCCTTCGGTGAAACGCCTCTTACGGACGAGCAGCAGGAGCAGCTTGCTGGGTTACTGGCCCGGCGCGTGCGCGGCGAGCCGGTGGCGCATCTGATTGGTGAGCGCGAATTCTGGTCGCTGCCGCTGTTTGTCTCGCCCGCGACGCTGATCCCACGCCCCGATACCGAGTGTCTGGTCGAGCAGGCGCTCGCCCGGCTTCCCGCCGCGCCGTGCCGCATCCTTGATTTGGGGACCGGCACCGGTGCGATTGCGTTGGCGCTGGCCAGCGAGCGGCCAGATTGCCAGGTCACCGCTGTCGATCTCATCCCTGACGCGGTCGCGCTGGCGCAGCGTAACGCCGATCATCTTGGCATCCGCAATATTGAGATTGTGCAGAGCCGCTGGTTTAGCGCCCTTGAGGGGCAGCAATTTTCGCTTATCGTCAGCAACCCCCCCTATATTGATGCGCAGGATCCCCATCTGGCGCAGGGCGATGTGCGCTTTGAACCGCTCAGCGCATTGGTGGCGGCGGAAAATGGCCTTGCGGATCTGCATACACTGATTAAAGACGCATCGCGCTATTTACTGCCGCAGGGCTGGCTGTTGCTTGAGCATGGCTGGCAGCAGGGTGCGGCGGTGCGCGAGATTTTTGCCCGCTACGGCTGGCAGCAGGTAGAAACCTGCCGGGATTATGGTGATAACGAACGCCTGACGCTGGGACGGCGGCCGTAA
- the prfA gene encoding peptide chain release factor 1: MKPSIVAKLEALHERHEEVQALLGDAQTIADQDRFRALSREYAQLSDVSRCFTDWRQTQDDIETAQMMLEDPEMREMAQEELRDAKEKSEQLEQHLQVLLLPQDPDDERNAFVEVRAGTGGDEAALFAGDLFRMYSRYAEARRWRVEIMSANEGEHGGYKEVIAKISGDGVYGRLKFESGGHRVQRVPATESQGRIHTSACTVAVMPELPEAELPDINPADLRIDTFRSSGAGGQHVNTTDSAIRITHLPTGIVVECQDERSQHKNKAKALSVLGARIRAAEVAKRQQTEASTRRNLLGSGDRSDRNRTYNFPQGRVTDHRINLTLYRLDEVMEGKLDALIEPIVQEYQADQLAALSEQD, translated from the coding sequence ATGAAGCCTTCTATCGTTGCCAAACTGGAAGCCCTGCATGAACGCCATGAAGAAGTTCAGGCGCTGCTGGGCGACGCGCAAACCATCGCCGACCAGGATCGCTTCCGCGCCCTGTCGCGCGAATATGCGCAGCTGAGCGACGTTTCCCGCTGTTTTACCGACTGGCGACAGACGCAGGACGATATCGAGACCGCGCAGATGATGCTCGAGGACCCCGAAATGCGCGAAATGGCGCAGGAGGAGTTACGCGACGCGAAAGAGAAAAGCGAGCAGCTTGAGCAGCATTTACAGGTGCTGCTGCTGCCGCAAGATCCCGATGATGAGCGCAACGCGTTTGTCGAAGTCCGCGCCGGTACCGGCGGGGATGAAGCCGCGCTGTTTGCCGGCGATCTGTTCCGTATGTACAGCCGTTATGCCGAGGCCCGCCGCTGGCGCGTTGAGATCATGAGCGCCAACGAAGGCGAGCATGGTGGCTATAAAGAGGTGATTGCCAAAATCAGCGGCGACGGCGTCTATGGCCGTCTGAAGTTTGAATCGGGCGGGCACCGCGTGCAGCGCGTCCCGGCAACCGAATCGCAGGGGCGCATTCACACCTCCGCCTGTACCGTTGCGGTGATGCCGGAGCTACCGGAAGCGGAGCTGCCGGATATCAACCCGGCGGATCTGCGTATCGATACTTTCCGCTCCTCCGGCGCGGGCGGTCAGCACGTTAACACCACCGACTCGGCGATCCGTATTACTCACTTGCCGACCGGCATTGTGGTCGAGTGCCAGGATGAGCGTTCGCAGCATAAAAACAAAGCCAAAGCGCTCTCGGTGCTGGGTGCGCGCATTCGCGCGGCTGAAGTGGCAAAACGCCAGCAGACGGAGGCTTCCACGCGCCGTAACCTGCTCGGCAGCGGCGATCGCAGCGACCGCAACCGCACCTATAACTTCCCGCAGGGGCGTGTGACCGATCACCGCATCAACCTGACGCTCTACCGTCTGGATGAGGTAATGGAAGGCAAGCTTGATGCACTGATCGAACCGATCGTGCAGGAGTACCAGGCCGACCAGTTGGCGGCGCTCTCCGAGCAGGATTGA
- the hemA gene encoding glutamyl-tRNA reductase: MTLLALGINHKTAPVALRERIAFSPETLDQALESLLAQPMVQGGVVLSTCNRTELYLSVEERENLQEALVRWLCDYHHLREDEVRQSLYWHEDNDAVSHLMRVASGLDSLVLGEPQILGQVKKAYADSHRGHGNASELERMFQKSFSVAKRVRTETDIGASAVSVAFAACTLARQIFESLSTVTVLLVGAGETIELVARHLREHKVQNMIIANRTRERAELLANEVGAEVIDLSEIDERLKDADIVISSTASPLPIIGKGMVERAMKARRNKPMLLVDIAVPRDVEPEVGEIANAYLYSVDDLQSIIQHNLAQRKAAAVQAETIVAQETSEFMAWLRAQSASETIRDYRSQSEQVRDELTAKALAALEQGGDPQTIMQDLAWKLTNRLIHAPTKSLQQAARDGDDDRLHILRNSLGLD, from the coding sequence ATGACCCTTTTAGCACTCGGCATCAACCACAAAACAGCACCTGTTGCGTTGCGAGAACGTATTGCGTTTTCGCCGGAAACGCTTGACCAGGCGCTGGAAAGCCTGTTGGCGCAGCCGATGGTGCAGGGGGGCGTGGTGCTCTCAACCTGTAACCGCACCGAGCTCTATCTGAGCGTCGAAGAGCGGGAGAACTTACAGGAAGCGCTGGTGCGCTGGCTCTGCGACTATCACCATTTACGTGAAGATGAGGTTCGTCAGAGCCTCTACTGGCACGAAGATAACGACGCCGTCAGCCATTTAATGCGCGTGGCGAGCGGGCTTGATTCGCTGGTGCTCGGTGAGCCGCAGATCCTCGGCCAGGTGAAAAAAGCCTATGCCGACTCCCATCGCGGACACGGGAATGCCAGCGAGCTGGAGCGCATGTTCCAGAAATCCTTCTCTGTCGCCAAGCGCGTGCGCACGGAAACCGATATCGGCGCCAGCGCCGTGTCGGTCGCTTTTGCTGCCTGTACCCTGGCGCGGCAGATCTTTGAATCCCTGTCGACGGTTACCGTGCTGCTGGTCGGCGCGGGCGAGACCATTGAACTGGTGGCGCGCCATCTGCGCGAGCATAAAGTACAAAATATGATCATCGCCAACCGCACCCGCGAGCGCGCGGAGCTGCTGGCGAATGAGGTCGGGGCGGAAGTGATCGACCTGAGCGAAATCGATGAGCGCCTGAAAGATGCTGATATCGTCATCAGTTCGACCGCCAGCCCGCTGCCGATTATTGGCAAAGGGATGGTCGAGCGGGCGATGAAGGCGCGTCGCAATAAGCCGATGCTGCTGGTGGATATCGCCGTTCCGCGCGACGTTGAGCCGGAAGTGGGTGAAATTGCCAACGCCTATCTCTACAGCGTCGACGATCTGCAAAGTATCATTCAGCACAACCTGGCGCAGCGCAAAGCCGCGGCGGTGCAGGCGGAAACTATCGTCGCCCAGGAGACCAGCGAGTTTATGGCCTGGCTGCGCGCGCAAAGCGCCAGCGAGACGATTCGCGACTATCGCAGCCAGTCAGAACAGGTTCGCGATGAGCTGACGGCAAAAGCGCTCGCAGCGCTGGAGCAGGGCGGCGATCCGCAGACCATTATGCAGGACCTGGCGTGGAAGCTGACCAACCGTTTGATCCACGCCCCAACCAAATCTCTTCAGCAGGCCGCCCGTGACGGGGATGACGATCGCCTGCATATTCTGCGCAACAGCCTCGGGCTGGATTAG
- the lolB gene encoding lipoprotein insertase outer membrane protein LolB, producing the protein MILSDFRLIRLLPLASLVLTACTLTAPKGPGKSPDAPQWRQHQQQVRDLHQYQTRGAFAYLSDEQKVYARFFWQQTGQDRYRLLLTNPLGSTELELKAQPGNVELVDNKGKHYTADDAEEMIGKLTGMPIPLNSLRQWILGLPGDATDYKLDDQYRLSQVNYSQDGKSWKVVYGGYDSKTQPALPSNMELSDGKQRIKLKMDNWIVK; encoded by the coding sequence ATGATTCTGTCGGATTTCCGCCTCATTCGCCTGCTACCGCTGGCAAGCCTCGTGCTCACCGCCTGTACCCTGACCGCGCCGAAAGGGCCGGGAAAAAGCCCCGATGCGCCGCAGTGGCGTCAGCATCAGCAGCAGGTGCGCGATTTACACCAGTACCAGACGCGCGGCGCGTTTGCTTATCTCTCGGATGAGCAAAAAGTCTATGCCCGCTTCTTCTGGCAGCAAACCGGCCAGGATCGCTACCGCTTACTGCTCACCAACCCGCTGGGCAGCACCGAGCTTGAGCTAAAGGCGCAGCCGGGCAATGTTGAGCTGGTGGATAATAAAGGTAAGCACTACACCGCCGACGACGCGGAAGAGATGATTGGCAAGCTGACCGGCATGCCGATTCCGCTTAACAGCCTGCGCCAGTGGATCCTCGGCCTGCCGGGCGATGCCACCGATTACAAACTCGACGACCAGTATCGCCTGAGCCAGGTCAACTACAGCCAGGACGGTAAGAGCTGGAAAGTGGTGTATGGCGGCTATGACAGCAAAACCCAGCCGGCCCTGCCTTCTAATATGGAGCTGAGCGACGGCAAGCAGCGCATCAAGTTAAAGATGGATAACTGGATCGTTAAATGA